DNA from Chitinophaga pendula:
ATAGATGATCATAACCGTATACAGAGCTTTCTGACAGGGACTACCTTATCCACCCTTTTCTCTTTTATTAACCTCTTCATTTTTACCATTGTATTGGGCATCTACAGTACCAGCATACTGGCGGTATTCCTTTGTTTCAGCGCCGCAGCGATCGGGTGGATATTCTTTTTCCTGAAACGACGGAAGGAACTGGATTATAAACGTTTCCAGGGGATGAGTGATAATGAGAACGTCTTGTTCGAGTTGATCACCGGTATGCAGGAAATCAAATTGAATAACTGTGAAACAGCCCGCCGATGGGAGTGGGAACAGGTACAGGCCCGTTTGTTCAGGATAAGCGTAAAAGGGCTGGCAGTAGGGCAATACCAACAGGCAGGCAGTGTGTTTTTCCATCAGCTGAAAAATATACTGATATCATTCCTGAGCGCCAGGGAAGTATTACAAGGCAATATGACACTGGGCATGATGTTGTCCGTGAGTTATATCATCGGCCAGATGAATGGTCCGCTCGATCAATTGCTGGGCTTCGTACAGGCCGCACAGGATGCACGTATGAGCTTGAACAGGCTAGCCGAGATACATGGACAGGAAGAAGAAGAGAAGAATGATAAAGTACTGCCGCCTCCAATAACAGAAGAGGGCTCACTTCATCTGCGTAATGTATCCTTCCAATATGCTGGTCCGCAATCACCGTTCGTGCTGAAAGATATCGACCTCGTTATCCCCCGAGGAAAAGTGACTGCTATCGTTGGCACCAGCGGTAGCGGGAAGACCACCCTGATGAAGTTGTTACTACAGTTTTATCCACCAACTACTGGTACTATTACCGTCGGCGACCAGGACTTGCAGGAATTGTCTCCCAAATGGTGGCGACAGCGCTGTGGACATGTCATGCAGGACGGCTTTATCTTTTCGGGTTCCATTGCTAAAAACATATCCATCAGTGATGAACAGGTGGATACCCAAAAGCTACTGCACGCAGCCGATGTCGCCAATATCCGCACCTTTATTGAAGAACTGCCACTGGGATATCAGACCAAGATCGGTAATACAGGTAATGGCCTCAGCGCTGGCCAGCGCCAGCGTATGCAGATCGCACGCGCAGTATATAAGGATCCGCAGTACCTGTTTTTTGATGAAGCCACCAGCGCACTCGATGCCAATAACGAAAAGGTCATCATGGAAAACCTGGATCGTTTCTTTAAAGGAAAGACCGTGGTAGTGATCGCCCATCGTCTGAGCACCGTGAAAAGTGCTGATCAGATCATTGTCCTGGATAATGGCAGCATAGTAGAAACCGGTACGCATGGATCACTTACCGCCAGAAAAGGGAATTATTTCGAATTGGTAAAAAACCAGCTGGAACTGGGAGCATAAACTATGGCAGCACAAACTCCTTATAACGAACACGATCATAACGAAACACCCCTGCATCATTCACTCGAACAGGTACGGCACAACGAAGTGCAGGAGATCATGGGCAAAATGCCATCCTGGATTGTTCGCAGAGGTATCTCCGGTATCGGGATACTGGTGCTCCTCGTTCTGGCAGGGGCCTATTACTTTCATTATCCCGATATCCTGACCAGCCAGGTAACGATCACGCGACAACCACAGGCAGCCAGGTACAGTGCTACAGGAACCATTGCAGGACAACGCAGCGGCCTCGTCATACCGGGACAACAGGTACAGATAAAACTGAGCGCTTATCCTTATACGGAATATGGCATGCTGAAAGGAATAGTTAAAAGCTGCGCACCCTCCCCAACAGATAGCACCTTCCTGCTGGACATACAGCTACCTCAGGGACTTTATACCACAGCCGGAAAAACACTGCCCAATCAGGGTATGCTCAATGGAAATGCGGAGATCTTCCTGGAAGATAAGAACATGCTGCTCCGACTCTTCGAAAGAATATACAAGTGAATGTAATGGGGAATAAAATAAGGTTATTGCAGCTCCACTTTCTGGGCCGTTACCGGCTGACCAAAAAATATCTCCGCCATCTGGCCAAACAGGACAGGATCATCCGTGGTCATAAACTGTCGCTGCCTGTTACGACTGAGCCGGCTTTCCATCTCAGGATGACGATGTAAATAATCCTTCAGGCTGTGTGCGACGATCTTTCCTTGTGATAACACCGCAATACCTCCTGGCAAATGTTGCTTGATCTTTTTTAACAACAGGGGATAGTGTGTACACGCCAACACAATAGTATCTATATCGGGAGAAGTGGCTAACAGCTGATCGAGATATTGTTTTACAAAATAATCAGCACCAGGTTGCTCATGTTCATTGTTCTCTATCAGCGGCACCCACAGCGGACAGGGTTGCTGGTATACTTTTACTTCCGGAAAGAACTTACCGATCTCGATAGGGTAGGAGGAAGAGGTAACGGTGCCCTGCGTAGCGAGTATCCCTACCTCTCCGGACTGCGTGAGCGTACCCACCATTTCCGTAGTGGGCCGGATCACTCCTAATACCCGCCTGGATGGATCAGCGAGCTTGGGTAGGTCCGTTTGCTGAATGGTGCGCAACGCTTTCGCAGAGGCTGTATTACAGGCAAGTACGACCAGTGGACATCCCAGGCTGAACAGGTGTTGTACACATTCCAGCGTATAGGCATGTATGGTGTCAAAACTCCGGTTCCCGTAAGGCGCCCGCGCATTATCGCCCAGGTAGAAATAATCATAATCAGGTAATTCCGATACGATCTCTTTTAGGACGGTCAGCCCGCCATATCCCGAATCAAATACACCTATAGGACCAGTCATGCTGTTGTACTGTTTTATTACCTGCAAAAATAAGAAAACAGCAGCCAACTGCTTACATATAATAGAACGCCCCGACCATCGATATCGGCAGATATCAAAGAGCCGGGGCCTTTTAATGCGATGGCCGCTATTATTACTTGCCGGAATCTTTCTGGAACAATCCTTTACCCGTCAGGTCGTAGATCTCCTGGATCTCATGCAGGATACCTTCGAAATCCAGCTGCAGGTCTTTAATCAGGCCATTATGTAGGTCAAATACCCAACCATGTACGGTAGGATACTGATTGGCAGTATAGGATTGCTGTACGGCAGCAGTTTTGATCACATTTACACATTGCTCCTGTACATTCAACTCCACCAAGCGGTTATAACGCTGTCCTTCATCTTCAATAGCATTCAGTTCATCCTTGTGCAGGCGATATACATCCCGGATATTACGCAGCCAGGGATTTAAGATGCCTAGGTCTGCCGGTTGCATCGCCGCTTTTACACCTCCGCAGTTGTAATGACCACAAACGATGATGTGTTTTACCTTCAGGTGCCGCACTGCGTAATTGATCACTGACATAACGTTCAGGTCAATACTGTTCACCAGGTTGGCCACATTGCGGTGTACAAAAACCTCTCCGGCTTCCAGACCCATGATATCATTGGCCGGCACCCGGCTGTCACTACAGCCTATATACAGGAAGTCCGGCGTTTGCTCCCTGGCCAGTTTGGAAAAGAAGTCTTTATCAGTAGCAGTTTTGCTGGCTACCCATTCCTTGTTATTCTCAAATAATTGCTGATAGGATGTCATAATCAGTATTGCTTAGTGAGGTGAAAGATAGTGGAAGTTAGTTAAACAACACCATCAGGTAATGATTTGTTTGGCTGCAAACCGCCGCATGCGATAGGCGTTCATGGCACTTTTCCCCAACTGATCCGTCAGGCGGTGATTGACTACCGCACCCACTACGGCGCCAATACCAGGCATCAGCTGCAGTAATTTGGCCAGGTCGATATAATCCCGGTACTCCTGCTGAAAATTCCGCCAGTCAAAACTGTCGATATCTTCCGGTAATGCCTGGCTATATGTATCCCAATGGGCGATCACCGGGTAGGTCTTGTTACGCAGCTGCTGACTGGAGAACGTAATCTGGAAAATATACAGGATGAACAGCCTTTCCTTGTAGTCACGCATATCATAGCCATAAAGCGCCGCAATGTCAAACAGCATTTTGATCTTTAACCCCAGGAATAGGGGAAAATCTGCCAATCCTAGCAGGATACCGCCCGCGCCTGTGATAGCCCCTTCCGTAGCTGCCGTCGTTTTGTAAAAGTCTATTTTTTCCCGTACCCGGGTCTCCAATAACAGCAGATCCGGTTCATCAACAGGGGCCGGACAACTGAACCCCGCCCCCGTCAGCACCGCACGTGTCATCTGTTTGATCGCAGCGGTGATCACGCGGTGCACCTTTTCTGGGATCACACCGTTGATCTTATCCTGCAGCCGCTTCGCCAGCTTCCCCGGTAACATGGCGTCCCTTTGCATCTTTTTCTGCCAGGTCCGTAATTCCTTGCTGATTTGTTGCTGATACAGCTCCATATGTTATTGACTGGTTATGAATACTTAATCTGCCATTAGCCGGCCTCCGGATCACCCGGATACCCGGTATCATATACAAACGGCACACCAGAAAACATAATATTAACAATTATACCGGGCAGCAAACCTCAAACTAAATACGTACCTTTGCGGCTTCAAATTTCATTTATTTCCGTATGATCAGTGTTAAAAACGTATCGCTCTCTTTTGGCAAAAGGGTATTATTCGATGAAGTAAATATCAACTTCACCAAAGGCAATTGCTATGGTGTAATAGGTGCCAACGGAGCTGGGAAATCTACTTTTCTGAAGATATTATCTGGTGAAATAGAACCTAATAAAGGATCGGTGGAGATCACCACAGGTGAACGTATGAGCGTACTGAAGCAGAACCACTTCGAATTCGATGAGGTAACCGTGCTTAATACCGTGCTGATGGGTAACCGCAAACTGTGGGAGATCGCTCACGAACGTGATACCATCTACGCTAAAGCCGACTTTACAGAAGAGGATGGTATGCGTGCCGGTGAACTGGAAGCAGAATACGGAGAAATGGGTGGTTATACCGCAGAAAGTGATGCAGGTGTGCTCCTGGGCGACCTCGGCGTGAAAGAAGAACTGCATGGTACCCTCATGAAAGAGATCAGCGGTAGCTTAAAAGTACGCGTACTACTCGCCCAGGCACTCTTCGGTAACCCCGATATACTCCTTCTGGATGAGCCTACCAACGACCTGGACGTAGAAACTATCGGTTGGCTGGAAAACTTCCTCGCCGACTATGAAAATATCGTAATAGTAGTTTCCCACGACCGTCACTTCCTCGATGCTGTTTGTACACACGTAGCCGACGTAGACCGTAGTAAGATCCAGATCTTCACCGGTAACTACTCCTTCTGGTACGAATCCAGCCAGTTGATCGCCCGCCAGATGGCCGATAAGAATAAGAAAATGGAAGAAAAGCGTAAAGACCTGATGGACTTTATCGCCCGGTTTAGCGCCAACGCTTCCAAAAGCAAGCAGGCAACTTCCCGTAAAAAAGCATTGGAAAAACTGGTTATCGAAGACATCCAACCTTCCAACCGCAAATACCCTGGTATTATCTTCAAACAATTACGTGAAGTAGGTAACCAGATCCTGAATGTGGAAAAACTCCAGAAATCTATTGATGGCAGACTCCTTTTCAGCGATGTGACCTTCTCTGCAAACAAAGGCGACAAAATTGCTTTCCTCTCTAAAGACCATCTCGCACTAAGCACCTTCTTCCAGGTGATCAATGACGAAATAGGGGCCGACAGCGGTAAGTTTGAATGGGGGACTACCGTAACCAAAGCATATCTGCCTAACGATAACGCAGAATACTTCCAGGAATCATATAATCTGATGGATTGGCTCCGCCAGTTCGTACCTCCGCATGTAACAGATGTGGATGAACCCTTCCTGCGTGGCTTCCTGGGCAAAATGCTGTTCAGCGGAGACGATATCATGAAGAAAACATCCGTACTGAGCGGTGGAGAAAAAGTACGCTGCATGCTGAGCCGTATGATGCTGCAGGATCCTAATGTAGTGATACTCGATGAACCGACCAACCACCTGGACCTCGAATCCATCCAATCATTCAACGAAAGCATGATCAACTTCAAAGGCATCGTACTGTTCACTACTCATGACCATACCTTCATGCAGTCCGTAGCCAACCGTATCATCGAGATCACGCCTAAAGGGATCATTGATCGCCTGATGACCTTCGACGAATACCTGGCTGATGACCGCGTAAGAGCACTGAGAGAAGAAATGTATGGACAAAGCGTAGCTGCCGTATAATACAAAACAACATCGCTTTTTTAATAGAGAAAAGGCTGCAAAACAGGAGAATCAACTATACCTGTTTTGCAGCCTTTTCATTTCTAACACACATAGCTGCTATGGCTATGTGAAAAGTACCATATGGCTACATCAGTCCGTGCAAGGACAAAAGAAAATAGCGATAAATATTGGAGAGAAAAGAGAGAGGGCGTTAAGAAAGATATTCTTCAATAAGTTTGAGTTTACTGCTGTCAAGTGGCTTGGTGATATAAGCCATCAGCTCCGGTGTACGCTGCACTTTCTGCATATCCCTGACATCGATTGAAGATGAACACATAATAATAGGTATCTGTTTGCCAATTGATCCCTTGATGTTACGATAGGCCTCAATAAAATCCCACCCGTTCATGCGTTGCATATTCATATCCAGGATGATCAGCGATGGTAACTTTTGACGGGCAGGCCCCGATAACTGTTCCAAGGCATCCTCTGCACAGAGGAAAGATGTAACAACCAGGTTATCACTGGTGCCCAGCATTTTCTTGATGATAAAATGAAAAATTTCATCATCGTCAACAACGTACACTAATTTATTGACATCTTCCATACCTATAGTTTTGTCTAGCCAAATGAGATTGTACACACTGGGCTGGGGTTAAAAGCATGTTCGTAAGTACACCCTGGTACGCTTTTCCTGCAGCATCGTTCCTTGTATCACCGGTAATCGTATTAATACAATTACCAGTTTTAAATTATCCGGTGCAAAGAACGTTAAATTATGTTTATTTTTATATATGTTTTTTGGCCAATAACTATTCATTAACAAATTGTAGAAGATACTCAAGTGTTCTTTAGGCCGTTGGCACAGCGTGTTTGCATAGTTGCGATACTGATTCCAATAAAAAAACGGAACAGTGATGAGCCGTTCCGTTTTACTTTATACTTTAACTACCGGAGCAAAAGAAATGTTCACAGTAATAATAAATTAACACAGATTAAAAGAGACCGCCTTTTTTCAGACTTACACGACCCTGACCGATCTTGAAACCATTATGGTAGATTTCAACGGCATAGTCGCCGGGTTTGAAATCAGAATTTTGTTTCCAATCCATAGAGATCAGTTGTTTTTGACCTTGAACATAACTTACCGTTTTCTTAGCCGTGTACAACTTCTCTGTACCATCTTCCAGTGTGAACCGGCCGGAACCCAAAGCCTCTACCGCCAGGGGAGAGCCATCAGGAGCCGTAATAGCGACATAGATCTCTTTGTCGCCTGTAGGAGCGATCCTGTTCTCATCCAGGTCAAAGGTCACCCGCATCATATCAGCACGTTTAGCTTTAGAAGTTTCTACTTCTTTGCCATTACGTTTGATGTTGATAGGAGACAACTTGATGTTAGAGGCATGCAATACAGATCCCAGATCTACCTTTTTGGTCAGGCTGTCTTTTACAGTGCTCACAGAGTCCCGTTGTTTACGAGCCACATCCCGCTCTCCGGCCAAGACGATCTTTTCACCTTCCAGACGCTCAATAGTCTGATTATATCCTTCAATGTTGGATTTCAGCTGCTCGATCAAACGTCTTGCTTCAGCCAACTGTGCCTGCGTAGCATTTTTGTTGGATAAAATACTAGAGATACGCGCCTTCATATCCGCAATTTCCTTATCTTTTGTTTTCACCAGACTATCCATACGGCTATTCTGTGAGATCAGATCATCCAAACGGGCATTAGCCGCGTTATACTCCTGCTGCAGCGCATCCCTTGAAGAAGAAATGGAATCTATCTGAGTGGATTGTTGTACAATTGTCTCACTGGCTTTGTTTTTATCATATAGCATATAAATCCAGGTACCGGCCAGTGCTGCTATCAGGATACCATAGATCAGACCATTACGACTACGTGGTTTTTCCGGTCCGGGTGACCCCGGGAC
Protein-coding regions in this window:
- a CDS encoding peptidase domain-containing ABC transporter, whose product is MAFTTYQQLDAMDCGPTCLRMVAKHYGRSYSLEYLRQQSHITREGVSVLGISEAAEKIGFRTLAVRISFEQLDENIQLPCILHWNQNHFVVLPPQDYDRHKPKAKIQVADPGYGMVKVDKETFLRCWQGKNNTGVALILEPTADFYAQQGQAKNSTGFRFLFRYLRPYRKYIVQLFLSIIIASVLSLIAPFLTQSLVDYGINRQDMNFVYLVLISQLGVFVGTTAIEMIRSWILLHMNSRININIISDFLIKLMKLPIRFFDTKMVGDIHQRIDDHNRIQSFLTGTTLSTLFSFINLFIFTIVLGIYSTSILAVFLCFSAAAIGWIFFFLKRRKELDYKRFQGMSDNENVLFELITGMQEIKLNNCETARRWEWEQVQARLFRISVKGLAVGQYQQAGSVFFHQLKNILISFLSAREVLQGNMTLGMMLSVSYIIGQMNGPLDQLLGFVQAAQDARMSLNRLAEIHGQEEEEKNDKVLPPPITEEGSLHLRNVSFQYAGPQSPFVLKDIDLVIPRGKVTAIVGTSGSGKTTLMKLLLQFYPPTTGTITVGDQDLQELSPKWWRQRCGHVMQDGFIFSGSIAKNISISDEQVDTQKLLHAADVANIRTFIEELPLGYQTKIGNTGNGLSAGQRQRMQIARAVYKDPQYLFFDEATSALDANNEKVIMENLDRFFKGKTVVVIAHRLSTVKSADQIIVLDNGSIVETGTHGSLTARKGNYFELVKNQLELGA
- the murI gene encoding glutamate racemase yields the protein MTGPIGVFDSGYGGLTVLKEIVSELPDYDYFYLGDNARAPYGNRSFDTIHAYTLECVQHLFSLGCPLVVLACNTASAKALRTIQQTDLPKLADPSRRVLGVIRPTTEMVGTLTQSGEVGILATQGTVTSSSYPIEIGKFFPEVKVYQQPCPLWVPLIENNEHEQPGADYFVKQYLDQLLATSPDIDTIVLACTHYPLLLKKIKQHLPGGIAVLSQGKIVAHSLKDYLHRHPEMESRLSRNRQRQFMTTDDPVLFGQMAEIFFGQPVTAQKVELQ
- a CDS encoding carbonic anhydrase encodes the protein MTSYQQLFENNKEWVASKTATDKDFFSKLAREQTPDFLYIGCSDSRVPANDIMGLEAGEVFVHRNVANLVNSIDLNVMSVINYAVRHLKVKHIIVCGHYNCGGVKAAMQPADLGILNPWLRNIRDVYRLHKDELNAIEDEGQRYNRLVELNVQEQCVNVIKTAAVQQSYTANQYPTVHGWVFDLHNGLIKDLQLDFEGILHEIQEIYDLTGKGLFQKDSGK
- a CDS encoding EcsC family protein — encoded protein: MELYQQQISKELRTWQKKMQRDAMLPGKLAKRLQDKINGVIPEKVHRVITAAIKQMTRAVLTGAGFSCPAPVDEPDLLLLETRVREKIDFYKTTAATEGAITGAGGILLGLADFPLFLGLKIKMLFDIAALYGYDMRDYKERLFILYIFQITFSSQQLRNKTYPVIAHWDTYSQALPEDIDSFDWRNFQQEYRDYIDLAKLLQLMPGIGAVVGAVVNHRLTDQLGKSAMNAYRMRRFAAKQIIT
- a CDS encoding ABC-F family ATP-binding cassette domain-containing protein codes for the protein MISVKNVSLSFGKRVLFDEVNINFTKGNCYGVIGANGAGKSTFLKILSGEIEPNKGSVEITTGERMSVLKQNHFEFDEVTVLNTVLMGNRKLWEIAHERDTIYAKADFTEEDGMRAGELEAEYGEMGGYTAESDAGVLLGDLGVKEELHGTLMKEISGSLKVRVLLAQALFGNPDILLLDEPTNDLDVETIGWLENFLADYENIVIVVSHDRHFLDAVCTHVADVDRSKIQIFTGNYSFWYESSQLIARQMADKNKKMEEKRKDLMDFIARFSANASKSKQATSRKKALEKLVIEDIQPSNRKYPGIIFKQLREVGNQILNVEKLQKSIDGRLLFSDVTFSANKGDKIAFLSKDHLALSTFFQVINDEIGADSGKFEWGTTVTKAYLPNDNAEYFQESYNLMDWLRQFVPPHVTDVDEPFLRGFLGKMLFSGDDIMKKTSVLSGGEKVRCMLSRMMLQDPNVVILDEPTNHLDLESIQSFNESMINFKGIVLFTTHDHTFMQSVANRIIEITPKGIIDRLMTFDEYLADDRVRALREEMYGQSVAAV
- a CDS encoding response regulator encodes the protein MEDVNKLVYVVDDDEIFHFIIKKMLGTSDNLVVTSFLCAEDALEQLSGPARQKLPSLIILDMNMQRMNGWDFIEAYRNIKGSIGKQIPIIMCSSSIDVRDMQKVQRTPELMAYITKPLDSSKLKLIEEYLS